GCCCGCAGCCGCGCAAGCGATTCGGGCGTTGGAGGATCAAAATCCTGCATTTCATACACCCGGCCCAGAAACCCGTACTTGCTCTCGCCGAAGCGCATATAGGGCAGCAGTTCGTAATCAACCACGTTCTTGTAGGGCTTGATGAACGCCAGAACGGCACGGATGTGTTCTTCGTCGTCGTTCACACCCGGGATGAGCGGAGTCCGGGCGATGAACGTCTTGTCCAGAAACGTCTCGTAGGCCCGCTTGATGTTCTCGAGAATGCGCTTGTTGTCCACGCCCGTCCACTTCTTGTGCCGCTCCGGGATGGTCAGCTTGTGGTCGTGGAGGACGACATCCACGTGCGGCAGCACTTTCTCCACATGTGGCCACGGCACGTTGAACGCAGTCTCGATCGCCGTGTTGATGCCGCGCTCGTGGGCGCCGGCCAACAAACCCGCGGCGAAGTCCGCCTGGAGCAGGCACTCGCCGCCGCTGAGCGTGATGCCGCCGCCGGATTCGCGGTAGAAGCTGCTGTCCCGCTCGACCTCGTCGAGCACCTCATCCACGGTCATCTCTTGGCCGAAGAGGTAGAGCGCCTGAGGCGGGCAGACCGGCACGCACTTGCCGCAGTTCGTGCAGAGATCCCAGTTGATCTGCACCTGGATGTTGGGATCGACCACAAAGATGGCGGACTCCGGGCATTCCTTGAGACAGAAGCCGCACTGGTCCTTCCCGATGCACTTGCCGAGGTTGTAGGCCAGTTCGGATTTGGGATGGATGCTCTCGGGATTGCTGCACCACTTGCACCGTAACGAGCAACCCTTGAGGAATACGGTGGTCCGCATTCCGGGGCCGTCGTGCGTCGAGAAATGCTGGATGTTCAGAACGATGCCCTTCGGAGCCGATGCCGTCATCGGAGAGTTGTCCATGGCGTTACCTCAATCTCCAAGAGCAATGCCCAGCGACCGCGCGATCTGGATGAACACGCTGTTGGCAGGCACGGTCCGAACCTTGTTGATCGCCTCGGCCAGCGGCACGAATTTCAGTTCCGGCGGGTGGAAGGCCACCATCACGCCGCTCTGTTTCTCGTTCAGGGCGCGCACCGCCCCGGCGCCGTAACCGAGCCCCAGTTGCCGATCCACGGCCGTAGGCGGTCCGCCCCTGACCAGTGGGCCCAGAACGAGCGGGTAGGTCAACTGGTCAGTCAGCCGCTGAAGTTGAAGAGCTACCGCCTGAGCCGCACGGCCCGCGCCTTCGATGACATGC
The genomic region above belongs to Phycisphaerae bacterium and contains:
- a CDS encoding glycyl-radical enzyme activating protein, with amino-acid sequence MTASAPKGIVLNIQHFSTHDGPGMRTTVFLKGCSLRCKWCSNPESIHPKSELAYNLGKCIGKDQCGFCLKECPESAIFVVDPNIQVQINWDLCTNCGKCVPVCPPQALYLFGQEMTVDEVLDEVERDSSFYRESGGGITLSGGECLLQADFAAGLLAGAHERGINTAIETAFNVPWPHVEKVLPHVDVVLHDHKLTIPERHKKWTGVDNKRILENIKRAYETFLDKTFIARTPLIPGVNDDEEHIRAVLAFIKPYKNVVDYELLPYMRFGESKYGFLGRVYEMQDFDPPTPESLARLRAIIDEAFGRRAAAR